CAATCAGAAGAAAGAAATACGTCGAATGGCTAATAGTTTCTTTCCAAGTGGAAAAACCCTATATAAGAGGACTCAAGATATGGGACTTCTCAGATGTGTTGGTGTCATTGAAGCTATGAAGCTTCTTGAACAGATTCATGCAAGAGTTTGTAGAGCTCATATGAATGGGCTTACCTTGGCGAAGATGATCCTTTGAGCCGGCTATTTTTGGATGACTATGGAGTATGATTGTTGTAAGTATGTGCAAAAATGTCAAGTGCACGTTGATTTGATTCGAGTACCTCCTAAAAAACTCAATGCTATGAGTTCTTCTTATCCATTTGTGGCTTGGGGTATGGATATAATTGGTCAAATAGAGCCAGACACCTCTAATGGACATATTTTCATTCTAGTTTTCATTGATTACTTTACCAAGTGGGAGAAAGCAGCCTTGTATAAATCAGTTACGAAGAAGGTAGTAGTAGACTTTGTGCGTAACAATTTGATATGTAGATTTGGAAAACCATATTCTATCATTACTGATAATGGAGCAAATCTCAATAGTCATTTGATGAAAGAGATATGTGAGCAATTCAAGATTAATCACCGAAACTCAACTGTGTATCGTCCTTAAATGAATGGAGCCGTAGAACCTGCCAACAAGAACATCAAAAAGATCTTGAGGAAAATGATTGACAATCACAGAGGTTGGCATGAGATGTTGCCATATGCTTTGTTAAGTTACCATACGACTGTCAGAACATCAATTGGAGCAACACTATACTTGCTAGTGTATGGGACGAAAGATGTAATTCCCGCTGAAGTGGAAGTACCTTCATTAAGAATCATTGAAGAAGCTGAATTGAGTAACGCCGATTGGGTTCTTAATAGAATTAAACATTTGGCtttgattgatgaaaagagaatgaCCACTGTTTTCCATGGTCAATTGTACCAAAAAAGAATGATTCGCGCTTTTAACAAGCAAGTGAGACCAAGAATGTTTGAAGTTGGTCAGTTGGTTCTCGAACACATTTTTCCATATCAAGATGAGTATAAAGGAAAGTTTGCACCAAATTGGCAAGGGCCATACATGGTTCAAAAAATGTTATTTGGAGGTGCTTTAATTGTCCAAAATGGATGGCTAACAGTGGTCGAAACCAATCAACTCAGATACTATCAAGTGATACTATGTTTGAAGGTTTAGAGTTTTCTTTTATCACCTTACCTGTAATTATGCCATTTGTTTGTAATCATTTCTatgcttttttattttaaattaaccCTCATCCTTATAATGAACTACGTCTAACCTGAATTCTAAAAAATAAGATACGTAGGTGGCCTATGTCGGCTTTTGTTGTCCTTTTATCTATTTTAAATATCCCCTTTTGGTATTTGAACTATGCCTGACCTGAATTCTCATGAATGAGATACATAGGTGGCCTATGTCGGCCTTAgtcattttcttattaaaaTCTCCAATTTCTCATTCATTTCTCTAGAGGGAAACTACGTTTGACCTGATTACTGCTTCATGCTTCAACGGGATATGTAGGTGCCACAACGGTTCTGTCATGTCTCTCATAAGTTCTCTATTTATGATACAAACTGGGACATAATTTTTGAGAGGGactaaaaaatttcaaagaagatCTTTCTACAAAAGATTCATGTTATGACccgatttcttaggtcatgataaaACCtattataacccaccagtaAGTAAGCCAAATTTTCAacccagaacttcaagtaatgagtttgagggcagaaactaaacaagattGACGAATTATAAACataagcagaaagaataagcagaagtaaatcaaaacatgatataaacaactaaggATCCCTTCCAAAACccggaagtcacaagtacaaagcttCTACAAACtaaaaaatgagtacaagtcctgaaAATGGATGAGAACTATATATAAAACAACTAGATAGTATGAAAAGGCAAAAGgtgggccatccatactgaaggagacagaaatgatccaaaaatgccaagtgctcaccctagtctctgaagctgactgcaacaggctggATCTATCCACGGCAGTAGCTGCTGCTCAgtcctgcatcatgaaagtagatgcagagagtagtatgagtactaagaCAATAGAtaaccagtaggcatcataggccaactgagtagaaaaggtgaaaacaatatgaaaaaaaggaatagGACTAAATAGGAATccacataagcatctaaagtgaaaagactACAATCTacgagaactacaactaactatacccatcTCGCCCCCCATAAGTGTCATGAccccaaaaattgaggtcatgatatTACACATGCCAAACCCCATCCTGATGTTTaaacctaaaaataaaatcatacgaGACTTTcaaagggaagtcaggccacaattAGAAACAACAAACGGACACcaatgaaattatcccaaaacctagtgtcataaATATAAAGATAATCTAATACAAGTTTCGAGTCTAAAGATACAATATAAGTCTCTGAATAATACAAAATATTGAGAAATACAGATAGAATAGTGACGATTCGAATCTTAGGACCTTACCACTAatttgagaatacacaatcctcTAGAATATCAACTGTCATGTGAGGTACcttgactagtatctgcattaAGACGGGACACAAAAGTAGTGGTGAGTATAATCCACATATACTCAATAGGTTTTAACCGACTAAGTATAAAGAATTAaccaaacctatgaaataaactaaggaacactttcacctgcatacagaaaagttcCACTTT
The sequence above is a segment of the Solanum dulcamara chromosome 11, daSolDulc1.2, whole genome shotgun sequence genome. Coding sequences within it:
- the LOC129872511 gene encoding uncharacterized protein LOC129872511, yielding MEYDCCKYVQKCQVHVDLIRVPPKKLNAMSSSYPFVAWGMDIIGQIEPDTSNGHIFILVFIDYFTKWEKAALYKSVTKKVVVDFVRNNLICRFGKPYSIITDNGANLNSHLMKEICEQFKINHRNSTVYRP
- the LOC129872512 gene encoding uncharacterized protein LOC129872512, whose amino-acid sequence is MNGAVEPANKNIKKILRKMIDNHRGWHEMLPYALLSYHTTVRTSIGATLYLLVYGTKDVIPAEVEVPSLRIIEEAELSNADWVLNRIKHLALIDEKRMTTVFHGQLYQKRMIRAFNKQVRPRMFEVGQLVLEHIFPYQDEYKGKFAPNWQGPYMVQKMLFGGALIVQNGWLTVVETNQLRYYQVILCLKV